GGGCTTCCCAGGTCTGCCGGGCAAACGCCAGGGCCTCGGGGTGACGCGGGTCGGCGGCCTGCCACTGGGCAAGCTGCGCCTGCTCGACGGCGCTCAGCCCTCCCGCCTGCAAACGCACCGCCCAGTCGGCAGCGGCCTCGGTGATACTGCGCTCTTGCGGACCCTGGCTATTCACGTGTGAATCTCGATTTCTCGTTATACATAAGCAGTGACGTCTGACCCCGACTTTTACCGTAACTCACTGGTCAACCGGCCGACCGTCGGTAGCCTGCAGGCGTTGCATCACATAGGCCAGTGCCCGGGCCAGGTGCTTTTGCACCGAGCTGTCGGAAATGTTCAGGTGCCGGGCCACCTCGGCGTGGGTCATGCCTTCAATGCGGTTCAGGCGAAAGATTTCCCGGGTCCGCGGCGGCAGTTCCGTGATCGCCTGTTTCAGTGCCTTGCGCTGTTGCTGCGCCATCGCCTGAGCCTCCAGCCCGGCCGCCTCATCCTCGATGTCGGCCAGCACTTCATGGGGCACGGTCTGTGTCTTGCGCCGCGCTTCCTGACGTACATGGTCGATCAGCAGGTTGTTCGCCGTGCGGTAGAGATAGCCCTGGGAGTTGTCGATCCGCTCGCCGTGCCGATGCTCGGCCAGCCGCAGGAAACTCTCCTGCACCAGATCTGCGGCCAACTGCGGGTCCCGTACCTTGCGCGCCAGATACCCACGCAAGGCAGCGGCATGCTTGAGAAACAGTCCCTTGAGATCCACGTCCGACAAACCTACTCCCTGGAACATGAAGGAAATTGCCGGGCATCTTAAGATCAGTCGAGAATGATTTTCAATTGATATCAATATTCATTGGCGATCCACTCTGGCGCCGGTCAACCTCATTCCGGCGCCTCCACCCGATACGCCGAGCCAGATGCACCCGTTGCGTCAAGGCCTGGCGCAAGCCCTCAAGGACTGCCAGCGCCGGGCGGCGACCATGGGGGACAACGTCCCAGAGCTCGACGCCGTTGTGCCAGAAGCTGAAGCGAAAACGGGCACTCCAACGACCGCCATCCACATGCACATGGGGTGGGCAATGCTCGTCACGCAACATGACGACGACCGCATAGCCCTTGTAAACGAACACTTTCATGCCAACCCATCCGTTAGGTTATTGAGTCCAAGAGCTCGTGTTTCCATGATTAATCCGACCACTGGCCTGAAAGAGCAGCAGGAGGCGACCTGCTTGAGGTCAGCCCCGGAGGGGCCAGGGCAGCCTTACGGCAGTTGCAAAGTCGTCAGCATTTATTGCCGGGCAGGGCCTTGCCACGGCCATCGCCCATAACAGCGTTCGATTATCGAACACTTAATCAACCTTCCCGGCCTCGGCTCTCGGCCATCAATTGACCAAATTAACCAGTTAGTACAATTTACCTCCCCAGCGCCTCGTACCTTCTCCCGAGGCTGACAATAACAACGGAGATCTACCCCCATGCGTCCTATCGTTCTGGTGCTCAACGGCCCGAACCTGAACCTGCTCGGCACTCGTGAACCGGCGACTTACGGCCACGAAACCCTGGCCGATGTCTCTGCCTTGTGCGGCCGTGCCGCCGAGGAATTCGGCCTGGCCGTGGAATTTCGCCAGACCAACCACGAAGGCGAATTGCTCGACTGGATCCACGCCGCCCGCGGCCGCTGCGCCGGCATCGTGATCAACCCTGCCGCCTGGACCCACACCTCGGTGGCGATCCGCGATGCCCTGGTAGCCAGTGAGCTGCCGGTGATCGAAGTGCACCTGTCCAACGTCCACGCCCGCGAACCCTTCCGCCATCATTCCTTTGTCTCGGGCATCGCCCTGGCGGTGATGTGCGGCTTCGGCAGCCACGGTTATCGCCTGGCGCTGGAACACTTCAGCCTGCGGTTCAAGGAGCAAGGTCTATGACTGGCCCTACAGGCGTACTCGCCGGACTGATCGGTGCCGGCATCCAGGCTTCGCGCACCCCGGCCCTGCATGAACACGAAGGCGATGCGCAAAACCTGCGCTACCTGTACCGGCTGATCGACCTGGACCAACTGGGGCTCGACAGCAGCGCCCTGCCCGACCTGCTCCAAGCCGCCGAACGGATGAACTTCACCGGACTGAACATCACCTTTCCCTGCAAGCAGAGCATCCTGCCGCTGCTCGACGAGCTGTCCCCGGAAGCTCGCGGCATTGGCGCGGTCAACACCGTGGTGCTCAAGGACGGCAAGCGGGTCGGCCACAACACCGACTGCCTGGGTTTTGCCGAAGGGTTCCGCCGTGGCCTGCCAGGCGTGGCCAGACGCCGCGTGGTGCAGATGGGGGCCGGTGGCGCCGGCGCGGCAGTGGCCCACGCCCTGCTCAGTGAGGGCGTGGAACACCTGAGCATTTTCGATGTGGAAAACCAGCGGGCGCAGAGTCTGGCGGACAACCTCAACCAGCACTTCGGTGCCGGTCGGGCCAGGGCCGGCACCGACCTGCCCAGTACCCTGGCCAGCGCCGACGGCCTGGTGAACACCACGCCCATGGGCATGGCCAAGCTGCCGGGCATGCCGGTGCCGGTGGAACTGCTGCGGGCGGATCTGTGGGTGGCCGAGATCGTCTATTTCCCACTGGAAACCGAGCTGTTGCGCAACGCCCGCGCCCTGGGTTGCCGAACCCTGGACGGCGGCACCATGGCGGTGTTCCAGGCGGTCAAGGCATTCGAGCTGTTCAGCGGCCGGAGCGCCGACCCGCAACGGATGCTGGCGCACTTCCAGAGCATGAATGGCTGAAATGCGCCTGTAGCCGCTGCCGCAGGCTGCGACAGGCCTCGCCGGGGCCTCGGCATCCGTCGGGAAGCTGGCGAGCCTGCGGCTCGTTCGCAGCCTTGGGTAGCGGCTACAGGTACTGCGCCTACTCGGGCTTGAGCTGCAGGCGCGAGAGCAGGCCGATCAGCAGCACGTTGAAGAGAATCATCAGCAGACTGCCGAACAGGCCCACCACATTGATCAGCGCGCTCGGCAGCCAGTCGAATACGCTGAACCCGGTCAGGGACAGCAGGCGCTCGCCGAACCAGAACGAGTCAACGACGATCATCAGGATCAGGATGATTTTCAGCGTGGGAACGGGGTTGCCCATGGTGCCTTCCTTGTCGAGGGGGATGTTGTAGGAGCCGGGGTGGCGATGGCGATCTTACGGACGCTTTCGCTGGCAAGCCAGCTCCTACCGGCAGTGGCGTCAGACTTGCAGGTAGCGCAGCACCGACTCGCAGATCATTTCCCGGTGCCGTTGCTTGATGGCTTCGTCCGGCAGGTCGATCTGGAAGATCTCGCCAAAGGTATGACGGTTCGACACCCGATAGAAACAGAACGAGCTGATCAGCAAATGCACGTCCAGCGGATCCAGGCCGCTGCGGAACACCCCTTCCTGCGCGCCACGCTCGAGGATCTCGCCCAGGGCATGGAGGATGGTGTTGTTCATCGCCTTGATCACGCCGGACTGCTTGACGTACTCGCCCTTGTGGATGTTCTCGATGCTGACGATACGCACGAAATCGACATTGCGGTCGTGGTGATCGAAGGTGAACTCCACCAGCCGGCGAATCGCCTCCTGCGGCGCCAGTTCCGCCAGGTGCAGACGGCTCTCGGTGCTGCGGATATCGCCGTAGAGTTTCTCCAGCACCTCGACGTACAGCTGCTCCTTGCTGCCGAAGTAGTAATAGATCATGCGCTTGGAGGTGTGGATGCGCTCGGCGATCGCATCCACCCGCGCGCCGGACAGGCCCTGCTGGACGAACTCGACAATGGCTTCTTGAAGGATGTTCTCGCGGGTCTTTTCCGGGTTGTTCTTGCGACTCTTGCGCGGTTCGAGAGCTGGCTCATCGGGCGCAATCGAGCGTTCACTGGTCATTGTCATTCTGGGCTCACGGCCATCACTGCACACGCGGGCGATTATGGGCCGCGTCCTGTCGCGAAAGAAAGCACAGAGGCGGCGGATTGCCGCCTCCGGTTACCAATCCGCTACAACTTGGCCTGACGCACCGCGCCACTGCGGGACTTGGCCATGGCCGCCAGACGCACCGCCACGTTGGCCGCGCCATAACCGGCGTAGCCGTTCTTGCGCTGGATGATCTCGAAGAAGAAGCGCCCTTCGAAGGCCTCGGTGTAGACATGGAACAGCTCACCGCCCTGGGCATCGCGGTCATACAGGACGTTGTAGTAGGCCAGCTCGCTGAGGAACTCATCGTCGAAGTCAAAGCGCGCGGCCAGGTCGTCGTAGTAGTTGAGCGGAATGTCCAGCAGCGGCACCCCGGCCTGCTTGGCCCGGCTGACCTCGGCGAAGATGTCGTCGCAATCAAAGGCGATGTGATGCACCCCCGAGCCGCGATAGCTGGACAGCGCATGGGAGATCGCGGTGTTGCGGTTTTCCGAGATGTTCAGCGGCAAGCGGATCGAGCTGCAGCGGCTGCGCAGGGCCCGGCTTTTCACCAGGCCATAGGGATCGGGCAGCACCACTTCGTCATCGGCTTCAAAATCCAGCAGGCTCTTGTAGAACAGCGCCCAGCTGTCGAGGCTGTCCGCCGGCAGGGCCATGGCCATGTGGTCGATGCGCTTGAGGCCGCCCTTGGCCTGCACCCCTTCGTACAGGTTGAAATCGGTGGCGTACAGGTGCTGGCCACCCTGCTGCGGGTCCACCAGGTAGATCAGACTGCCATCGGGCTCGCGCACCGCTGCCAGCTCCAGCTCGTTGGGACCGACCAGGCCGCGATAGGGCTGGCCCTTGTAGGCCACCGCCCGCGCCAGGGCCTTGGCACTGTCCTTAACCCGGATGGCCGTGGCACACACCGACGGGCCATGGGCCTCGAAGAAGCTGTGGGCGAAGGAATAGGGCTCGGCGTTGAGGATCAGGTTGATATCGCCCTGGCGCATCAGGCTCACGTTCTTGGAACGATGCTCTCCGGCCTTGGCAAAACCCAGGCGCTCCAGCCAGCTCCCCAGCTTGGCGCCCAGGGCATCGTCCACCGCGAACTCGAGAAACTCGGTGCCGCCATAGGCTTCAACTGCCGGCGGGGCGAACAGGATGTCCAGGTTGGGAACCGGCTGCGCTTCCTGCAGCAGGCGCTCGCGGGTCTTCTCCTCCAGGTACAGCAGGGAACGCAGGCCATCGGCGGCGTTGGCCCGCGGCGGCGCGGCGCGAAAACCGTCGTTGAAGATCTCCAGGGACAGCGGCCCGGTGTAGCCGCTCTTGATGATCGGCGCCAGAAAGCCCGGCAGGTCGAACTCGCCCTGGCCGGGGAAGCAGCGAAAATGCCGGCTCCACTCCAGCACGTCCATGGCCAGGATCGGCGCGTCGGCCATCTGCACGAAGAAGATCTTGTCCCCGGGAATCTCGGCAATCGCCGCCGGGTCGCCCTTGAGCGACAGGGTGTGGAAGCTGTCCAGCAGCACCCCGAGACTCGGGTGATCGGCGCTGCGCACGATGTCCCAGACCTGTTGATAAGTATTCACATGACGGCCCCAGGCCAGGGCCTCGTAGCCGATGCGCAAGCCACGGGCGCCGGCCCGCTCGGCCAGCAGGTGCAGGTCGTCGATGAGGATCTGCCGCTCCCCGAGGCTGTCGGCCTGGGCGTT
This genomic stretch from Pseudomonas sp. Os17 harbors:
- a CDS encoding shikimate dehydrogenase, with translation MTGPTGVLAGLIGAGIQASRTPALHEHEGDAQNLRYLYRLIDLDQLGLDSSALPDLLQAAERMNFTGLNITFPCKQSILPLLDELSPEARGIGAVNTVVLKDGKRVGHNTDCLGFAEGFRRGLPGVARRRVVQMGAGGAGAAVAHALLSEGVEHLSIFDVENQRAQSLADNLNQHFGAGRARAGTDLPSTLASADGLVNTTPMGMAKLPGMPVPVELLRADLWVAEIVYFPLETELLRNARALGCRTLDGGTMAVFQAVKAFELFSGRSADPQRMLAHFQSMNG
- a CDS encoding RNA polymerase sigma factor, translating into MSDVDLKGLFLKHAAALRGYLARKVRDPQLAADLVQESFLRLAEHRHGERIDNSQGYLYRTANNLLIDHVRQEARRKTQTVPHEVLADIEDEAAGLEAQAMAQQQRKALKQAITELPPRTREIFRLNRIEGMTHAEVARHLNISDSSVQKHLARALAYVMQRLQATDGRPVDQ
- the aroQ gene encoding type II 3-dehydroquinate dehydratase, which produces MRPIVLVLNGPNLNLLGTREPATYGHETLADVSALCGRAAEEFGLAVEFRQTNHEGELLDWIHAARGRCAGIVINPAAWTHTSVAIRDALVASELPVIEVHLSNVHAREPFRHHSFVSGIALAVMCGFGSHGYRLALEHFSLRFKEQGL
- a CDS encoding TetR/AcrR family transcriptional regulator, which encodes MTMTSERSIAPDEPALEPRKSRKNNPEKTRENILQEAIVEFVQQGLSGARVDAIAERIHTSKRMIYYYFGSKEQLYVEVLEKLYGDIRSTESRLHLAELAPQEAIRRLVEFTFDHHDRNVDFVRIVSIENIHKGEYVKQSGVIKAMNNTILHALGEILERGAQEGVFRSGLDPLDVHLLISSFCFYRVSNRHTFGEIFQIDLPDEAIKQRHREMICESVLRYLQV
- the quiC gene encoding 3-dehydroshikimate dehydratase QuiC; translated protein: MQRSIATVSLSGTLPEKLEAIAAAGFDGVEIFENDLLYYDGSPREIRQMCADLGIAITLFQPFRDFEGCRRDRLARNLERAERKFDLMQELGTDLVLVCSNAQADSLGERQILIDDLHLLAERAGARGLRIGYEALAWGRHVNTYQQVWDIVRSADHPSLGVLLDSFHTLSLKGDPAAIAEIPGDKIFFVQMADAPILAMDVLEWSRHFRCFPGQGEFDLPGFLAPIIKSGYTGPLSLEIFNDGFRAAPPRANAADGLRSLLYLEEKTRERLLQEAQPVPNLDILFAPPAVEAYGGTEFLEFAVDDALGAKLGSWLERLGFAKAGEHRSKNVSLMRQGDINLILNAEPYSFAHSFFEAHGPSVCATAIRVKDSAKALARAVAYKGQPYRGLVGPNELELAAVREPDGSLIYLVDPQQGGQHLYATDFNLYEGVQAKGGLKRIDHMAMALPADSLDSWALFYKSLLDFEADDEVVLPDPYGLVKSRALRSRCSSIRLPLNISENRNTAISHALSSYRGSGVHHIAFDCDDIFAEVSRAKQAGVPLLDIPLNYYDDLAARFDFDDEFLSELAYYNVLYDRDAQGGELFHVYTEAFEGRFFFEIIQRKNGYAGYGAANVAVRLAAMAKSRSGAVRQAKL